A stretch of the Takifugu flavidus isolate HTHZ2018 chromosome 1, ASM371156v2, whole genome shotgun sequence genome encodes the following:
- the slc12a8 gene encoding solute carrier family 12 member 8 isoform X1: protein MESLPVGWTLHTCDQEGDRSGLLRGADPDISAVTHVCDLFHEDAQGFQESSQPWWRIKLFVWEPVLFGTWDGVFTTCMINIFGVVLFLRTGYLVGNTGVLLGMFLVSLVVVVALVTVMSGIGVSEHCGVGSGGIYSMISTVLGSRVGGTVGLLYVFGQCVAGAMYITGFSESVAEVLGLQGQWVVRGLSAAVLLALLGINLAGVKWIVRLQLLLLAVLAISTLDFVIGTFTHLDAGHGFVGYSSQLLGSNAMPDYTPGENFFTVFGVFFPAATGVMAGFNMSSDLQRPENNIPVGTLAAVFTSWFLYLVFVFLLGAICTREALRYDFLIAEKVSLVGFLFLLGLYISSLASCMGGLYGAPRILQCIAQERVIPALAFLGRGKGPNRTPVAAICLTSLLTLAFIFIGQVNVLAPIVSINFMLTYSFIDYSYFSVAMTFQLQRKEKRDSLLGRGHHRRSSRPGSQPLVEVTLPNYGSGSKTLHLKGTLLEFTKDMDQMFPSTSTVDPSVTSVRPANRRSRRTDVSKKQKLMDSFGLDLNSNLFSEERAAVASSASGGDTPLREESPAGETQIRASQTHQEQDSSGAAEQQNFEIKAMQDSFHTKFCNHWVALFGALSSILIMFVIQWVYAVANIGVALLLFLYIGKTNPGLPPGIAARYSFFAWLKSTLSVVFRGKMSHRDEVVVTPSLSSIGLKTKQLTEENSDFASRHPHHLSSFIRADEMVQPALQ from the exons ATGGAGAGCCTGCCTGTAGGGTGGACTTTGCACACCTGCGACCAGGAGGGGGACCGATCAGGACTGCTGAGGGGGGCAGACCCGGACATCAGCGCGGTCACACACGTGTGTGACCTGTTTCACGAAGACGCACAG GGCTTCCAGGAGTCCAGCCAGCCATGGTGGAGGATCAAGCTGTTTGTGTGGGAGCCCGTTCTCTTCGGCACCTGGGACGGCGTTTTCACCACCTGCATGATCAACATCTTCGGCGTGGTGCTGTTCCTGCGCACAGGCTACCTGGTG GGGAATACAGGTGTGCTCCTGGGGATGTTCCTGGTGTCCCTGGTCGTGGTGGTGGCTTTGGTAACGGTGATGTCAGGGATCGGGGTGTCTGAACACTGCGGCGTCGGGAGCGGAGGAATCTACTCCATGATCTCCACCGTCCTGGGCAGCAGGGTGGGGGGCACCGTGGGCCTACTCTATGTGTTCGGACAG TGCGTCGCCGGGGCCATGTACATCACAGGGTTCTCTGAGTCGGTGGCCGAGGTGCTGGGGCTGCAAGGCCAGTGGGTGGTGCGAGGTTTGTCGGCGGCGGTGCTGCTGGCGCTGCTGGGAATCAACCTGGCCGGGGTCAAGTGGATCGtcaggctccagctgctgctgctggccgtgCTCGCCATCTCCACGCTGGACTTTGTCATCGGCACTTTCACTCACCTCGATGCAG GCCACGGCTTCGTCGGATACTCGTCCCAGTTGCTCGGCAGCAACGCGATGCCAGATTACACGCCGGGTGAAAATTTCTTCACAGTGTTCGGGGTCTTCTTTCCTGCCGCTACAG ggGTTATGGCAGGTTTCAACATGAGCTCAGACCTCCAGCGGCCTGAAAACAACATCCCTGTGGGAACACTGGCAGCTGTCTTCACATC GTGGTTCCTGTATCTGGTCTTTGTCTTCCTCCTGGGGGCCATCTGCACCAGAGAAGCTCTACGCTACGACTTCTTGATAGCCGAAAAG gtcTCCTTGGTGggtttcctctttctgctgggCCTCTACATCTCCTCCCTGGCTTCCTGCATGGGTGGCCTGTACGGAGCGCCCAGGATCCTCCAGTGCATCGCCCAAGAGAGGGTTATTCCAGCTCTGGCCTTCCTGGGAAGAGGG AAAGGGCCCAACAGGACTCCGGTGGCGGCCATCTGTCTGACCAGCCTGCTGACCTTGGCCTTTATTTTCATCGGCCAGGTCAACGTGCTGGCTCCTATCGTCAGTATCAACTTCATGCTCACCTACAGCTTCATCGACTACTCCTACTTCAGCGTGGCCATGACCTTCCAGCTGCAGCGTAAGGAGAAGAGAGACTCCCTCTTGGGCAGGGGGCACCACCGCAGGTCATCCAGGCCGGGCTCCCAGCCGCTGGTCGAGGTCACGCTCCCCAATTATGGCAGCGGCAGCAAAACTTTGCACCTTAAAGGCACCCTGCTGGAATTCACTAAGGACATGGATCAGATGTTTCCCTCCACCTCAACCGTCGACCCCTCGGTGACCTCTGTGAGGCCAGcgaacaggaggagcaggagaaccgACGTTAGCAAGAAGCAGAAGCTGATGGACAGCTTTGGCCTGGACCTTAACAGCAACCTCTTCTCAGAGGAGAGAGCAGCTGTGGCGAGTTCGGCCTCAGGCGGAGACACGCCTCTTCGGGAGGAGAGCCCTGCCGGAGAAACGCAAATCAGGGCGTCGCAAACGCACCAGGAGCAGGATTCATCGG gtgcagctgagcagcagaactTTGAAATCAAAGCCATGCAGGATTCATTCCACACAAAATTCTGCAACCACTGGGTGGCTCTTTTCGGG GCCCTGAGCTCCATATTGATCATGTTTGTAATCCAGTGGGTTTATGCTGTCGCAAACATCGGCGTCGccttgctgctcttcctctaCATTGGGAAGACAAACCCTGGGCTACCTCCAG GCATTGCAGCTCGATACAGCTTCTTCGCGTGGCTCAAATCAACGTTAAGCGTCGTTTTCAG GGGGAAAATGTCTCATCGTGACGAGGTCGTGGTGACGCCTTCGCTGTCCAGCATCGGGCTGAAAACCAAACAGCTGACAGAGGAAAACAGCGATTTTGCCTCTCGCCACCCCCATCACCTGTCCTCCTTCATCAGGGCCGATGAGATGGTGCAACCAGCGCTGCAGTGA
- the slc12a8 gene encoding solute carrier family 12 member 8 isoform X2 — protein sequence MESLPVGWTLHTCDQEGDRSGLLRGADPDISAVTHVCDLFHEDAQGFQESSQPWWRIKLFVWEPVLFGTWDGVFTTCMINIFGVVLFLRTGYLVGNTGVLLGMFLVSLVVVVALVTVMSGIGVSEHCGVGSGGIYSMISTVLGSRVGGTVGLLYVFGQCVAGAMYITGFSESVAEVLGLQGQWVVRGLSAAVLLALLGINLAGVKWIVRLQLLLLAVLAISTLDFVIGTFTHLDAGHGFVGYSSQLLGSNAMPDYTPGENFFTVFGVFFPAATGVMAGFNMSSDLQRPENNIPVGTLAAVFTSWFLYLVFVFLLGAICTREALRYDFLIAEKVSLVGFLFLLGLYISSLASCMGGLYGAPRILQCIAQERVIPALAFLGRGKGPNRTPVAAICLTSLLTLAFIFIGQVNVLAPIVSINFMLTYSFIDYSYFSVAMTFQLQRKEKRDSLLGRGHHRRSSRPGSQPLVEVTLPNYGSGSKTLHLKGTLLEFTKDMDQMFPSTSTVDPSVTSVRPANRRSRRTDVSKKQKLMDSFGLDLNSNLFSEERAAVASSASGGDTPLREESPAGETQIRASQTHQEQDSSGAAEQQNFEIKAMQDSFHTKFCNHWVALFGALSSILIMFVIQWVYAVANIGVALLLFLYIGKTNPGLPPGDVSLIFGYKSCHLWVLSLAF from the exons ATGGAGAGCCTGCCTGTAGGGTGGACTTTGCACACCTGCGACCAGGAGGGGGACCGATCAGGACTGCTGAGGGGGGCAGACCCGGACATCAGCGCGGTCACACACGTGTGTGACCTGTTTCACGAAGACGCACAG GGCTTCCAGGAGTCCAGCCAGCCATGGTGGAGGATCAAGCTGTTTGTGTGGGAGCCCGTTCTCTTCGGCACCTGGGACGGCGTTTTCACCACCTGCATGATCAACATCTTCGGCGTGGTGCTGTTCCTGCGCACAGGCTACCTGGTG GGGAATACAGGTGTGCTCCTGGGGATGTTCCTGGTGTCCCTGGTCGTGGTGGTGGCTTTGGTAACGGTGATGTCAGGGATCGGGGTGTCTGAACACTGCGGCGTCGGGAGCGGAGGAATCTACTCCATGATCTCCACCGTCCTGGGCAGCAGGGTGGGGGGCACCGTGGGCCTACTCTATGTGTTCGGACAG TGCGTCGCCGGGGCCATGTACATCACAGGGTTCTCTGAGTCGGTGGCCGAGGTGCTGGGGCTGCAAGGCCAGTGGGTGGTGCGAGGTTTGTCGGCGGCGGTGCTGCTGGCGCTGCTGGGAATCAACCTGGCCGGGGTCAAGTGGATCGtcaggctccagctgctgctgctggccgtgCTCGCCATCTCCACGCTGGACTTTGTCATCGGCACTTTCACTCACCTCGATGCAG GCCACGGCTTCGTCGGATACTCGTCCCAGTTGCTCGGCAGCAACGCGATGCCAGATTACACGCCGGGTGAAAATTTCTTCACAGTGTTCGGGGTCTTCTTTCCTGCCGCTACAG ggGTTATGGCAGGTTTCAACATGAGCTCAGACCTCCAGCGGCCTGAAAACAACATCCCTGTGGGAACACTGGCAGCTGTCTTCACATC GTGGTTCCTGTATCTGGTCTTTGTCTTCCTCCTGGGGGCCATCTGCACCAGAGAAGCTCTACGCTACGACTTCTTGATAGCCGAAAAG gtcTCCTTGGTGggtttcctctttctgctgggCCTCTACATCTCCTCCCTGGCTTCCTGCATGGGTGGCCTGTACGGAGCGCCCAGGATCCTCCAGTGCATCGCCCAAGAGAGGGTTATTCCAGCTCTGGCCTTCCTGGGAAGAGGG AAAGGGCCCAACAGGACTCCGGTGGCGGCCATCTGTCTGACCAGCCTGCTGACCTTGGCCTTTATTTTCATCGGCCAGGTCAACGTGCTGGCTCCTATCGTCAGTATCAACTTCATGCTCACCTACAGCTTCATCGACTACTCCTACTTCAGCGTGGCCATGACCTTCCAGCTGCAGCGTAAGGAGAAGAGAGACTCCCTCTTGGGCAGGGGGCACCACCGCAGGTCATCCAGGCCGGGCTCCCAGCCGCTGGTCGAGGTCACGCTCCCCAATTATGGCAGCGGCAGCAAAACTTTGCACCTTAAAGGCACCCTGCTGGAATTCACTAAGGACATGGATCAGATGTTTCCCTCCACCTCAACCGTCGACCCCTCGGTGACCTCTGTGAGGCCAGcgaacaggaggagcaggagaaccgACGTTAGCAAGAAGCAGAAGCTGATGGACAGCTTTGGCCTGGACCTTAACAGCAACCTCTTCTCAGAGGAGAGAGCAGCTGTGGCGAGTTCGGCCTCAGGCGGAGACACGCCTCTTCGGGAGGAGAGCCCTGCCGGAGAAACGCAAATCAGGGCGTCGCAAACGCACCAGGAGCAGGATTCATCGG gtgcagctgagcagcagaactTTGAAATCAAAGCCATGCAGGATTCATTCCACACAAAATTCTGCAACCACTGGGTGGCTCTTTTCGGG GCCCTGAGCTCCATATTGATCATGTTTGTAATCCAGTGGGTTTATGCTGTCGCAAACATCGGCGTCGccttgctgctcttcctctaCATTGGGAAGACAAACCCTGGGCTACCTCCAGGTGATGTTTCCCTGATATTTGGCTACAAATCCTGCCATTTATGGGTTCTTAGCTTGGCTTTTTGA
- the heg1 gene encoding protein HEG isoform X2, whose product MGAWFLNPVLGLSLPVLLLGLQGLLGAGTPGNSSAGAVTEGFSSSAATDELNHTEQNRSSALYPSESLSPSQRNILLSLPAETHTAAAGPLGTEQTQPYTEMSTRPLEALGASTEPLATAAVGVTTEASSRTWKASVSTEQASDSPPAVSWEAVSLMQTDTDSVPRDHPSTTLGHGEASPPVAHTDLHANGTFSSTTISRAGERTLLSVTSSSSSSASTEDSMSRQPPSTWGVSAAASETEDYTLSVTSSRADFTEATDQNVTRPFEGLVSDAESTGRPAVTQSINTQPNVSRHQHSSTSEETSDSTPPLSVRETSTSQPEPAWTSSPSVTSHTEASTNASGTDQEIRFESSTESSTGIHISSTQKLEGTEMVSPHTGEQTVSFGPTAGLPTVSNGTPGQHSVTDTPGATEVTHTGTSTTATERYYLTEENNINATSSTTNVPPAVTSPAAPTSSPWPSKTVIGATTGSATAATVLHTVPPSSSSTLAVYTSAAALTASPRPSAGGGIPTVPTPRTEMSTRTPELTTVERHPIPTTDTPSASTKSTEAVQTSRQLPDAGTTEPVATTPPATSTQAPHPPTPPRRNPCASNPCVNGGMCVSDSGHQLSCHCQQAWTGPTCNQDVDECEMGPCPVGSRCVNTQGSFDCECPLGFDLEDGRTCARAKTFLGTFSLNRPPHGRVAFRSSTVHEIQREIIQLLNASLSVLRGYSRSLLRRKEGDGIHILAVNMFSVSTDVTSAEVFDGIQMSLSNCSSSVAHCRMVLLHQLTYHVESLCVAQKTQCDTERSTCTDSSGTARCQCLQGYYKHNPDDLACLECGDGYKLENGTCVPCTFGFGGFNCGNFYKLIAVVVSPAGGALLLALVIALAVTCRKKDKNDLNKIIFKSGDLQMSPYADFPKSNRTSMEWGREAIEMQENGSTKNLLQMSDIYYSPALRNSDLERNGLYQFTGLPGSRHSCIYPAQWNPSFISDDSRRRDYF is encoded by the exons ATGGGAGCGTGGTTTTTGAATCCCGTCCTCGGTCTGTCTCTGCCGGTGCTCCTGCTGGGTCTGCAGGGGCTCCTCGGAGCCGGGACCCCGGGCAACAGCAGCGCGGGGGCAGTGACGGAGGGCTTCAGCTCTTCTGCCGCGACGGATGAACTGAACCACACGGAGCAGAACCGGAGCTCGGCTCTTTACCCCAGCGAGAGTTTATCACCCTCCCAGAGGAACATCCTGCTCTCCCTGCCCGCGGAAACACACACCGCTGCCGCTGGACCCCTCG GCACTGAGCAGACGCAACCCTACACAGAAATGAGTACCAGGCCTCTGGAGGCTCTTGGTGCGTCTACTGAACCACTGGCCACCGCCGCTGTCGGCGTCACCACTGAGGCCAGTAGCAGGACCTGGAAggcctctgtcagcacagagCAGGCTTCAGACTCCCCTCCGGCCGTGTCCTGGGAGGCTGTTTCTTTGATGCAGACAGACACGGACAGTGTCCCCCGGGACCATCCGTCCACAACCCTCGGACATGGGGAGGCTTCCCCTCCGGTGGCCCACACCGACCTCCACGCCAACGGCACCTTCTCGTCCACCACCATCAGTCGAGCTGGTGAGAGAACCCTGCTGtccgtcacctcctcctccagcagttcTGCCTCCACAGAAGACTCCATGTCTCGTCAGCCCCCCTCGACGTGGGgcgtctctgctgcagcctctgagaCTGAGGACTATACTCTCAGTGTCACGTCCTCCAGGGCTGACTTCACGGAGGCCACAGACCAGAATGTTACTCGGCCTTTCGAGGGGTTGGTGTCAGACGCGGAGAGCACGGGGAGGCCCGCCGTGACCCAGAGTATAAACACGCAGCCGAATGTGAGCCGGCACCAGCACAGCTCCACATCGGAGGAAACCTCGGACTCAACTCCACCTctgagtgtgagagagaccaGCACCAGCCAACCAGAACCAGCCTGGACCAGCTCGCCTTCAGTCACCTCACACACAGAAGCCTCAACAAACGCCTCGGGGACGGACCAGGAGATCCGGTTTGAGTCCTCCACAGAGTCCTCCACTGGGATCCACATCTCCAGCACTCAGAAACTGGAGGGCACCGAAATGGTTTCACCCCACACCGGTGAGCAGACTGTCAGCTTCGGACCGACCGCAGGTCTGCCAACAGTCAGCAACGGTACACCCGGACAACATTCTGTGACAGACACTCCGGGGGCAACCGAGGTCACCCACACCGGCACATCTACCACTGCCACTGAAAG ATATTAtttaacagaagaaaacaacatcAACGCCACCTCGTCCACCACGAACGTCCCCCCTGCCGTCacgtctcctgcagctccaaccTCGTCCCCCTGGCCCAGTAAGACCGTCATCGGCGCCACCACAGGGTCGGCCACTGCAGCCACCGTCCTCCACACCGTgccccccagctcctcctccaccctggcTGTGTACACCAGCGCAGCAGCCCTCACTGCCAGCCCCAGGCCCTCCGCTGGGGGGGGGATCCCGACCGTCCCCACTCCGCGGACGGAAATGAGCACGCGCACTCCAGAACTCACAACTGTCGAGAGGCATCCCATCCCCACCACCGACACCCCCAGCGCTTCTACTAAGAGCACAGAGGCCGTGCAGACGAGCAGGCAGCTGCCAGACGCAGGAACTACAGAGCCGGTGGCCACGACTCCTCCCGCTACATCAACACAGGCACCACATCCTCCAACACCACCTCGCA GAAACCCGTGTGCTTCCAACCCGTGTGTGAACGGTGGCATGTGTGTGAGCGACAGCGGCCATCAGCTCAGCTGCCACTGTCAGCAAGCCTGGACTGGACCCACCTGCAACCAGG ATGTGGACGAGTGCGAGATGGGCCCCTGCCCCGTCGGCTCCAGGTGCGTGAACACGCAGGGCTCCTTCGACTGCGAGTGCCCGCTCGGCTTCGACCTGGAGGACGGACGGACCTGCGCCAGAG CAAAAACCTTCCTGGGAACATTCAGCCTGAACAGGCCGCCACACGGCCGCGTTGCCTTCAGGAGCAGCACGGTGCACGAGATCCAGAGAGAGATCATTCAGCTG CTCAACGCTTCATTGTCAGTCCTCCGAGGTTACAGCCGCTCACTCCTGAGGAGGAA AGAAGGAGACGGGATCCACATCTTAGCTGTCAACATGTTTTCCGTTTCCACTGATGTGACGAGCGCCGAAGTTTTCGACGGCATCCAGATGTCTCTGAGCAACTGCAGCTCCTCAGTGGCCCACTGTCGGATGGTCCTGCTGCACCAGCTCACCTATCACG TGGAAAGTCTATGTGTGGCCCAGAAGACCCAGTGTGATACGGAGCGGTCCACCTGCACCGACAGCAGTGGTACAGCACGCTGTCAGTGTCTGCAGGGGTACTACAAACACAATCCCGATGACTTGGCCTGCTTAG AATGTGGCGACGGTTACAAACTAGAGAATGGCACCTGTGTTCC GTGCACGTTTGGATTTGGGGGATTCAACTGTGGGAACT TTTACAAGCTGATTGCAGTGGTGGTgtcgccagcagggggcgcactGCTCCTCGCCCTCGTCATTGCGCTCGCCGTCACCTGTCGGAA GAAAGACAAGAACGACCTCAACAAGATCATCTTCAAGAGCGGAGACTTGCAGATGTCCCCTTACGCAGACTTCCCCAAGAGTAACCGTACCTCCATGGAGTGGGGCAGGGAGGCGATAGAGATGCAGGAGAACGGCAGCACCaagaacctgctgcagatgaGCGACATATATTACTCA CCCGCCTTACGGAACTCGGACCTGGAGAGAAACGGCCTGTACCAGTTCACCGGTCTGCCGGGCTCCCGACACTCCTGCATCTACCCGGCCCAGTGGAACCCGTCGTTCATCAGCGACGACTCGCGAAGGAGGGACTATTTCTAA
- the heg1 gene encoding protein HEG isoform X1 has protein sequence MGAWFLNPVLGLSLPVLLLGLQGLLGAGTPGNSSAGAVTEGFSSSAATDELNHTEQNRSSALYPSESLSPSQRNILLSLPAETHTAAAGPLGTEQTQPYTEMSTRPLEALGASTEPLATAAVGVTTEASSRTWKASVSTEQASDSPPAVSWEAVSLMQTDTDSVPRDHPSTTLGHGEASPPVAHTDLHANGTFSSTTISRAGERTLLSVTSSSSSSASTEDSMSRQPPSTWGVSAAASETEDYTLSVTSSRADFTEATDQNVTRPFEGLVSDAESTGRPAVTQSINTQPNVSRHQHSSTSEETSDSTPPLSVRETSTSQPEPAWTSSPSVTSHTEASTNASGTDQEIRFESSTESSTGIHISSTQKLEGTEMVSPHTGEQTVSFGPTAGLPTVSNGTPGQHSVTDTPGATEVTHTGTSTTATESRYYLTEENNINATSSTTNVPPAVTSPAAPTSSPWPSKTVIGATTGSATAATVLHTVPPSSSSTLAVYTSAAALTASPRPSAGGGIPTVPTPRTEMSTRTPELTTVERHPIPTTDTPSASTKSTEAVQTSRQLPDAGTTEPVATTPPATSTQAPHPPTPPRRNPCASNPCVNGGMCVSDSGHQLSCHCQQAWTGPTCNQDVDECEMGPCPVGSRCVNTQGSFDCECPLGFDLEDGRTCARAKTFLGTFSLNRPPHGRVAFRSSTVHEIQREIIQLLNASLSVLRGYSRSLLRRKEGDGIHILAVNMFSVSTDVTSAEVFDGIQMSLSNCSSSVAHCRMVLLHQLTYHVESLCVAQKTQCDTERSTCTDSSGTARCQCLQGYYKHNPDDLACLECGDGYKLENGTCVPCTFGFGGFNCGNFYKLIAVVVSPAGGALLLALVIALAVTCRKKDKNDLNKIIFKSGDLQMSPYADFPKSNRTSMEWGREAIEMQENGSTKNLLQMSDIYYSPALRNSDLERNGLYQFTGLPGSRHSCIYPAQWNPSFISDDSRRRDYF, from the exons ATGGGAGCGTGGTTTTTGAATCCCGTCCTCGGTCTGTCTCTGCCGGTGCTCCTGCTGGGTCTGCAGGGGCTCCTCGGAGCCGGGACCCCGGGCAACAGCAGCGCGGGGGCAGTGACGGAGGGCTTCAGCTCTTCTGCCGCGACGGATGAACTGAACCACACGGAGCAGAACCGGAGCTCGGCTCTTTACCCCAGCGAGAGTTTATCACCCTCCCAGAGGAACATCCTGCTCTCCCTGCCCGCGGAAACACACACCGCTGCCGCTGGACCCCTCG GCACTGAGCAGACGCAACCCTACACAGAAATGAGTACCAGGCCTCTGGAGGCTCTTGGTGCGTCTACTGAACCACTGGCCACCGCCGCTGTCGGCGTCACCACTGAGGCCAGTAGCAGGACCTGGAAggcctctgtcagcacagagCAGGCTTCAGACTCCCCTCCGGCCGTGTCCTGGGAGGCTGTTTCTTTGATGCAGACAGACACGGACAGTGTCCCCCGGGACCATCCGTCCACAACCCTCGGACATGGGGAGGCTTCCCCTCCGGTGGCCCACACCGACCTCCACGCCAACGGCACCTTCTCGTCCACCACCATCAGTCGAGCTGGTGAGAGAACCCTGCTGtccgtcacctcctcctccagcagttcTGCCTCCACAGAAGACTCCATGTCTCGTCAGCCCCCCTCGACGTGGGgcgtctctgctgcagcctctgagaCTGAGGACTATACTCTCAGTGTCACGTCCTCCAGGGCTGACTTCACGGAGGCCACAGACCAGAATGTTACTCGGCCTTTCGAGGGGTTGGTGTCAGACGCGGAGAGCACGGGGAGGCCCGCCGTGACCCAGAGTATAAACACGCAGCCGAATGTGAGCCGGCACCAGCACAGCTCCACATCGGAGGAAACCTCGGACTCAACTCCACCTctgagtgtgagagagaccaGCACCAGCCAACCAGAACCAGCCTGGACCAGCTCGCCTTCAGTCACCTCACACACAGAAGCCTCAACAAACGCCTCGGGGACGGACCAGGAGATCCGGTTTGAGTCCTCCACAGAGTCCTCCACTGGGATCCACATCTCCAGCACTCAGAAACTGGAGGGCACCGAAATGGTTTCACCCCACACCGGTGAGCAGACTGTCAGCTTCGGACCGACCGCAGGTCTGCCAACAGTCAGCAACGGTACACCCGGACAACATTCTGTGACAGACACTCCGGGGGCAACCGAGGTCACCCACACCGGCACATCTACCACTGCCACTGAAAG CAGATATTAtttaacagaagaaaacaacatcAACGCCACCTCGTCCACCACGAACGTCCCCCCTGCCGTCacgtctcctgcagctccaaccTCGTCCCCCTGGCCCAGTAAGACCGTCATCGGCGCCACCACAGGGTCGGCCACTGCAGCCACCGTCCTCCACACCGTgccccccagctcctcctccaccctggcTGTGTACACCAGCGCAGCAGCCCTCACTGCCAGCCCCAGGCCCTCCGCTGGGGGGGGGATCCCGACCGTCCCCACTCCGCGGACGGAAATGAGCACGCGCACTCCAGAACTCACAACTGTCGAGAGGCATCCCATCCCCACCACCGACACCCCCAGCGCTTCTACTAAGAGCACAGAGGCCGTGCAGACGAGCAGGCAGCTGCCAGACGCAGGAACTACAGAGCCGGTGGCCACGACTCCTCCCGCTACATCAACACAGGCACCACATCCTCCAACACCACCTCGCA GAAACCCGTGTGCTTCCAACCCGTGTGTGAACGGTGGCATGTGTGTGAGCGACAGCGGCCATCAGCTCAGCTGCCACTGTCAGCAAGCCTGGACTGGACCCACCTGCAACCAGG ATGTGGACGAGTGCGAGATGGGCCCCTGCCCCGTCGGCTCCAGGTGCGTGAACACGCAGGGCTCCTTCGACTGCGAGTGCCCGCTCGGCTTCGACCTGGAGGACGGACGGACCTGCGCCAGAG CAAAAACCTTCCTGGGAACATTCAGCCTGAACAGGCCGCCACACGGCCGCGTTGCCTTCAGGAGCAGCACGGTGCACGAGATCCAGAGAGAGATCATTCAGCTG CTCAACGCTTCATTGTCAGTCCTCCGAGGTTACAGCCGCTCACTCCTGAGGAGGAA AGAAGGAGACGGGATCCACATCTTAGCTGTCAACATGTTTTCCGTTTCCACTGATGTGACGAGCGCCGAAGTTTTCGACGGCATCCAGATGTCTCTGAGCAACTGCAGCTCCTCAGTGGCCCACTGTCGGATGGTCCTGCTGCACCAGCTCACCTATCACG TGGAAAGTCTATGTGTGGCCCAGAAGACCCAGTGTGATACGGAGCGGTCCACCTGCACCGACAGCAGTGGTACAGCACGCTGTCAGTGTCTGCAGGGGTACTACAAACACAATCCCGATGACTTGGCCTGCTTAG AATGTGGCGACGGTTACAAACTAGAGAATGGCACCTGTGTTCC GTGCACGTTTGGATTTGGGGGATTCAACTGTGGGAACT TTTACAAGCTGATTGCAGTGGTGGTgtcgccagcagggggcgcactGCTCCTCGCCCTCGTCATTGCGCTCGCCGTCACCTGTCGGAA GAAAGACAAGAACGACCTCAACAAGATCATCTTCAAGAGCGGAGACTTGCAGATGTCCCCTTACGCAGACTTCCCCAAGAGTAACCGTACCTCCATGGAGTGGGGCAGGGAGGCGATAGAGATGCAGGAGAACGGCAGCACCaagaacctgctgcagatgaGCGACATATATTACTCA CCCGCCTTACGGAACTCGGACCTGGAGAGAAACGGCCTGTACCAGTTCACCGGTCTGCCGGGCTCCCGACACTCCTGCATCTACCCGGCCCAGTGGAACCCGTCGTTCATCAGCGACGACTCGCGAAGGAGGGACTATTTCTAA
- the LOC130529740 gene encoding uncharacterized protein LOC130529740 produces MERRYIEVERWLYQLIIFPLSGINFFLNIFYIHCLISNRQKLRQPLKLLLCFLIGCSAAFSIHLALWSPILVEMEGSSIPHHFFWMMIIFFTHSSMTCSGWMSIYAYVKVVPSKRALLIWIKRNIKSVVYLFFFSQETLIIFEASLKISTLVLEYRIIEGANSTSNGLRDSGLEVGSAVVLIFLKVHLLSCIAMIGMCNFSMAHYLLKHIKSITREGFSTSGIHDQMQIVISEFFQGAFFLMCSILYFVDTFSFQYSSHFFFGSLMALTITLLYMTGTTASLFIGQVIFRQGAVGLWKWLTAPCCANI; encoded by the coding sequence ATGGAACGGCGGTATATAGAAGTGGAACGCTGGCTCTACCAGCTCATCATCTTCCCTCTCAGTGGGATCAACTTCTTTTTAAACATCTTCTACATCCACTGTCTGATCTCCAACAGACAAAAGCTCAGGCAGCctttgaagctgctgctgtgcttcctCATCGGCTGCTCCGCCGCCTTTAGCATCCATTTAGCTCTCTGGAGTCCGATATTGGTCGAAATGGAAGGCTCCAGCATCCCCCACCATTTTTTTTGGATGATGATAATATTCTTCACGCACAGCAGCATGACGTGTTCGGGGTGGATGAGCATCTACGCTTACGTTAAGGTCGTCCCTTCCAAGAGAGCTCTTTTGATCTGGATCAAGAGGAACATCAAGTCCGTGGTCTACCTGTTTTTTTTCAGCCAAGAAACGCTGATCATCTTCGAAGCTTCCCTGAAAATTTCCACCTTGGTCCTGGAGTATAGGATTATTGAGGGGGCCAACTCTACGAGCAATGGCCTCCGCGACAGTGGACTCGAGGTCGGCAGCGCTGTCGTTCTCATCTTCCTCAAAGTCCACCTCCTGAGCTGCATAGCCATGATAGGAATGTGTAACTTCTCCATGGCCCACTACCTGCTCAAGCACATCAAAAGCATAACCCGGGAGGGGTTCAGCACCTCGGGAATTCACGATCAAATGCAAATCGTCATCTCTGAGTTCTTCCAGGGAGCGTTCTTCTTGATGTGCAGCATTCTGTACTTCGTCGACACCTTCAGCTTCCAGTACTCCTCGCATTTTTTCTTTGGTTCGTTGATGGCTCTCACGATCACTTTACTGTACATGACAGGAACCACAGCCAGTCTGTTCATCGGTCAGGTTATATTCAGGCAAGGGGCCGTGGGGCTGTGGAAGTGGCTTACGGCACCCTGCTGTGCAAATATTTGA